Proteins encoded by one window of Nicotiana tabacum cultivar K326 chromosome 10, ASM71507v2, whole genome shotgun sequence:
- the LOC107814225 gene encoding cytochrome b561 and DOMON domain-containing protein At5g47530, translating into MDRLVTTLLFSSFLLFSLFSTTSYAQSQNCSAFAFRNNRNFATCNPLPLLNSVLHWSYHPENHTVDLAYRHRGITDSDWVAWGLNINGGRMAGAQCLVAFKNSSGQIQGYTAPIADYFTQLRQGSLSFNVPRIEAEFSNNEYIIFASLELPSGRTSFNQVWQNGQVSGQALQAHSQSGDNMRSFGSVDFATGRLGNDGGSSITSRQRKRNVHGVLNAVSWGVLMPMGAVFARYLKVFKSANPAWFYLHVACQTSAYAVGVAGWGTGLKLGSDSVGIKFTTHRNIGITLFCLGTLQVFALLLRPKPDHKYRLYWNIYHHAIGYAVISLSITNVFEGFDALNGQKNWKRAYTGVIIALGAIAVLLEAFTWFIVIKRKKSDSNKNLQNGTNGVNGYGNGTHQQA; encoded by the exons ATGGATAGACTTGTAACAACTTTGTTGTTCTCATCATTCTTGTTATTTAGTCTATTTTCTACTACTTCTTATGCTCAGAGTCAAAATTGTTCAGCTTTTGCATTTAGAAATAATCGGAATTTTGCAACTTGTAATCCTCTACCTTTGCTCAATTCTGTTCTTCACTGGAGTTATCATCCAGAAAATCACACAGTTGATCTTGCTTATAGACATAGAGGAATTACAGACTCAGATTGGGTAGCTTGGGGTTTGAATATTAATGGAGGAAGAATGGCTGGTGCACAGTGTTTGGTTGCATTTAAAAATTCCAGTGGTCAAATTCAAGGTTACACTGCTCCTATTGCTGATTATTTCACTCAGTTAAGACAAGGTTCTTTGAGTTTTAATGTGCCAAGAATTGAAGCAGAGTTTTCAAATAATGAATATATTATTTTTGCAAGTTTGGAACTTCCTAGTGGAAGGACTAGTTTTAATCAGGTTTGGCAAAATGGCCAAGTTTCTGGTCAGGCTTTGCAAGCTCATAGCCAGTCTGGTGATAACATGAGGTCTTTTGGAagtgttgattttgcaactggCCGGTTAGGGAATGATGGTGGTAGCTCAATCACTTCTAGACAACGTAAAAGAAAT GTTCATGGAGTATTGAATGCAGTGAGTTGGGGAGTGTTAATGCCAATGGGTGCAGTATTTGCAAGGTATTTGAAGGTGTTCAAATCAGCAAATCCAGCTTGGTTTTATTTACATGTTGCTTGTCAAACTTCTGCCTATGCTGTTGGTGTTGCTGGATGGGGCACTGGTCTCAAACTTGGTAGTGATTCTGTTGGTATCAAATTCACTACTCACAGGAATATTGGCATCACTCTCTTCTGCCTTGGAACTCTTCAG GTGTTTGCTTTGCTTCTAAGGCCAAAGCCAGACCACAAATACAGATTATATTGGAACATTTACCACCATGCTATTGGATACGCAGTGATCAGTCTGAGCATTACCAATGTGTTTGAAGGATTTGATGCTTTGAATGGGCAAAAGAATTGGAAAAGAGCTTACACTGGAGTGATTATTGCCTTAGGGGCAATTGCTGTTTTATTAGAAGCATTCACTTGGTTCATTGTTatcaaaaggaaaaaatcagACTCTAACAAGAACCTACAAAATGGAACAAATGGTGTTAATGGTTATGGAAATGGAACTCATCAGCAGGCATAA